The genomic DNA CCGGTGTACGGTATTTTAGCCGGCGTAGGTTTAACTGCGTTAGTTCAAAGTTCGAGTGCAACAATTGGGATACTGCAAGAATTTTACAGTCAAGGTTTAGTTGACTTGAAAGGTGCGATTCCAGTTTTACTAGGAGATAATATCGGAACAACGATTACTGCAGTGTTAGCAAGTTTAGCGGGTTCATTAGCAGCTAAGCGTGCGGCATTTGTGCACGTTATTTTTAATGTGATTGGTGTAATCATCTTCGCGCTATTTTTACCGGTTGTAACGCATTTGATAGGGATGTTACAAGAAGCATGGCACCTTAAACCAGCAATGGCGATTGCATTTGCTCACGGTGCATTTAATGTAACGAATACACTTATTCAACTTCCATTTGTAGGTGCGCTTGCTTGGCTAGTAACTAAGATTGTACCGGGTAAAGACATTACAGAAGATTATAAACCTCAACATCTTAATAAAGATTTAGTGTATCATGCGCCTGGTGTCGCATTACAAGAAACTCAAAAAGAGCTACAAAACATTGGGCATATTGTTCAATCAATGTTAGACGATGTCCGTAATCCTGCGACGATGGATAAGAAAATGATTAAAACTGTGCAACAGAAACATCAAGCAGTGATTACCATTAGCGACAGTATTCGAAATTACTTGGTGCGCATTTCTACAAAAAATATTAATAAAAGTGATGTTGAACGTCTTGCCGTGATGTTTGATGTCAATCGCTCGATTGTGAAAGTGTCAGAACTAACAGAATCATACATTGCGCAAATCGAAAGACAAAAAAGTAAAAATATTATTTTAACTGAAGATGCTGAACGAGGCATTGAAAAATTGTTCAACTTTGTTGATGAGTCCTTCCACAAAGCAATTGATACTTTAAACGTCTATGATACGACTAAAAAAGATGAAGTGGTGGAGCGGAGTAGAGAAGCATTTAACATTGAACATAAATTAAGAAAAGGTCATATTAAAAGATTGAACAGAGGTGAATGTTCAACTGACGGTGGCTTGCTATATGTTGATATTATTGCGATTCTTGAACGAATTGGCTATAACTCTAGAAATATCACTGAAGCAATGGTGGGATTGAACAATGATGTACCGACCGAAGAAGAAATCGCGACGGTATAAGTTAATCACCTCACTCTGAATAGATCGATGATAAAAGTCGAAAAGTAACGATGTTATCTCGTTGCTTTTCGGCTTTTTGCATTTCTAGTGGATTGATTAAATATAAAATAGCTATCAAAAACAGATGACGTCATTATTTTGACAAATCAGTGACAAAAAAGGCGGTTCAAGTCTAAATACATTGTATTCACATATAAGTTTGATAAAATCTTATAGGATGAGCCATGGAGGGAAGAAAGTATTGGGTATTGGCCAAAAGTTGTCGTCATCCAAGCGATTCAACTTGTTAATGCATGTCACATATGAGGGAAGTGATGTGCAACCATGTCTTAAAATCTACATTTTATAATCACTTGAGGGGGTGTTAAATTGCGTACGTTTAATAAATTTTGGGCAGCCACGCTCATTGCATTTATCATGATGATCTGTGTGAGTATACCATTCAATCAAGCCTCTGCACATGCCACTTTAGAAAAACAACAACCCGCTGAGAATGAAGTCGTACAATCCAAACCAGAAGTGATTCAACTTGAGTTCAATGAGCCTGTTCATACGCAATATACTAAAGTCAAAATTTATAATGACAAGGGCAAAGAAGTAGGTGTATTGAAGCCTAAAGAGCAAGAGGATTCAAAAAAAGTGACTTTTGATACGTCAAAAGTTGAACATGGCACATATGCCGTTCGATGGGAGACTGTCTCATTAGATGGTCATGAGATAAGTGGACAGTATTATTTTTCAATCGGAGAAAAAACAGCTCATACAATAGAAACAGCGAAGCCTTTTTACACCGATGCTTTTTTCTGGTTAGGCTTAGTACGATTTGTTTTACAAGCTGTGTTACTTATTTTTACGGGCTTATATATGATTAATCTTCTTATGAAACGTCAAGAAGTACCTACATATGATATGATTCCACGTCATCGCAGTGCGATTTTATTATTGATTATGGTTGCTTTTACAACGGGTATCGTTTATTTAATGACGTTACCTAAAGATGCCATTCATTCTATATTGACGCTTGATTTCAGCGTTTGGATGCAATTTCCATTTGTTTTATCAATGGTCAGTTTAATCATCATGTTAATCCTATTTTCATTACGGCGAATGGAGTCTATATGGTATAAAGTGATGCCG from Staphylococcus schleiferi includes the following:
- a CDS encoding Na/Pi cotransporter family protein yields the protein MSVTEVIFSFLGGLGIFLYGLKVMGDGLQAAAGDRLRNILNKFTANPVLGVLAGMIVTILIQSSSGTTVITIGLVTAGFMTLKQAIGVIMGANIGTTVTAFIIGIDLGEYAMPILALGAFLIFFFKRSNINNVGRILFGFGSLFFGLEFMGDAVKPLAQLEGFRQIILDMSSHPVYGILAGVGLTALVQSSSATIGILQEFYSQGLVDLKGAIPVLLGDNIGTTITAVLASLAGSLAAKRAAFVHVIFNVIGVIIFALFLPVVTHLIGMLQEAWHLKPAMAIAFAHGAFNVTNTLIQLPFVGALAWLVTKIVPGKDITEDYKPQHLNKDLVYHAPGVALQETQKELQNIGHIVQSMLDDVRNPATMDKKMIKTVQQKHQAVITISDSIRNYLVRISTKNINKSDVERLAVMFDVNRSIVKVSELTESYIAQIERQKSKNIILTEDAERGIEKLFNFVDESFHKAIDTLNVYDTTKKDEVVERSREAFNIEHKLRKGHIKRLNRGECSTDGGLLYVDIIAILERIGYNSRNITEAMVGLNNDVPTEEEIATV
- a CDS encoding copper resistance protein CopC — its product is MRTFNKFWAATLIAFIMMICVSIPFNQASAHATLEKQQPAENEVVQSKPEVIQLEFNEPVHTQYTKVKIYNDKGKEVGVLKPKEQEDSKKVTFDTSKVEHGTYAVRWETVSLDGHEISGQYYFSIGEKTAHTIETAKPFYTDAFFWLGLVRFVLQAVLLIFTGLYMINLLMKRQEVPTYDMIPRHRSAILLLIMVAFTTGIVYLMTLPKDAIHSILTLDFSVWMQFPFVLSMVSLIIMLILFSLRRMESIWYKVMPLFLMLSLAISGHAWAQAVPLYSIILRTLHLMGIAIWLGSFAYLIAYMYAKHKHSYILIIKDVLLKANVTAVIIVILTGILMSIDATSLKVIVTQPTLYSSLWFMKVGFTIIMMILGGLQTFKAMQKRRRVNRPLLYLEFALGICLILAGVIMSQIEIPL